A portion of the Sandaracinaceae bacterium genome contains these proteins:
- a CDS encoding collagen-like protein gives MRNVLATLLLAAATLVPRAVDAQAPALLMEQGVLFDANGDPVNTAVPMVFSLYATPTDTNAVWSETHTVTPDQGVFSVVLGELSPIDPAALFDGGPMYLGVRVGSDSEMTPRETLVSVPYALHAGTAEDAVGDIHPTSISVNGALVIDENGLWVGDATGLVGPPGAQGPPGAPGAPGAPGAPGQPGANGAPGAQGPPGASGAPGAEGPPGAQGPQGEDGIVAVARIGVSAWSGLYFSDSLYLWPSAASVTIASGQRLTASMSTAVLLTEGTTFHYSICYRPQGSTDVTSLDNSESLTTTTGSHVTVSYDVATASGALPAGTYSVGLCARTVGAGIYATRVHGWVMVHN, from the coding sequence ATGAGGAACGTACTCGCCACCCTGCTGCTGGCTGCTGCCACCCTTGTGCCGCGCGCGGTAGACGCTCAAGCGCCTGCGCTGCTCATGGAGCAGGGCGTGCTGTTCGACGCCAACGGCGACCCGGTGAACACCGCCGTACCGATGGTGTTCTCGCTCTACGCCACGCCCACCGACACCAACGCCGTGTGGAGCGAGACCCACACCGTCACGCCCGACCAGGGTGTCTTCTCCGTCGTGTTGGGGGAGCTCTCCCCCATCGACCCCGCCGCCCTCTTCGACGGTGGCCCCATGTACCTGGGCGTGCGCGTCGGTAGCGACTCCGAGATGACCCCCCGCGAGACCCTGGTCAGCGTGCCCTATGCGCTGCACGCGGGGACCGCCGAAGACGCGGTGGGCGACATCCACCCCACTTCGATCTCGGTCAACGGGGCCCTGGTGATCGACGAGAACGGACTTTGGGTGGGCGACGCGACCGGGCTGGTGGGCCCACCTGGCGCTCAGGGCCCACCCGGTGCTCCCGGTGCTCCCGGTGCTCCCGGCGCTCCGGGCCAGCCTGGTGCCAATGGGGCGCCTGGCGCTCAGGGCCCGCCCGGTGCCAGCGGTGCTCCTGGCGCTGAGGGCCCGCCTGGTGCGCAGGGACCGCAAGGCGAAGACGGCATCGTGGCGGTCGCCAGGATCGGCGTGAGCGCGTGGTCGGGCCTATACTTCAGCGACAGTCTCTATCTCTGGCCGTCGGCAGCAAGCGTCACCATCGCGAGCGGTCAGAGACTGACCGCGTCCATGTCCACAGCCGTCCTTCTTACCGAGGGGACCACATTCCACTACTCGATTTGCTACCGCCCGCAGGGGTCAACCGACGTCACGTCGCTCGACAACTCCGAAAGCCTCACCACCACCACGGGGAGCCATGTGACGGTGAGCTATGACGTGGCGACAGCCTCGGGCGCACTCCCGGCCGGCACGTACTCGGTTGGTTTGTGCGCACGCACCGTGGGGGCAGGCATCTATGCGACTCGCGTCCACGGGTGGGTGATGGTGCACAACTGA
- a CDS encoding cobyric acid synthase has translation MLQGTASDVGKSLLVTALCRAFAREGRRVAPFKAQNMSLNAYVTPAGEEIGSAQGFQAEAAGVVPTALMNPLLVKPMPGGEAQLIVGGHAAGRYDYRRVRGEHEAHAALIAESLRTLRSEHDLVIAEGAGSCAEINLRAWDLANMHVAELCDAAVLLVGDIDRGGVYASLLGTVGVLSESDRRFVRGFVINKFRGDPAGLAPANAELTQRSGLPLLGVVPFLAGHGLPEEDGASLGQAGSVPRAGRHQVEIAVPRTPALSNFDELRALADEPGVVLRYIDNAREVHGADLVILAGSRATRSDLAWLREHGFDAALRERAARGEPILGLCGGCQALAESIHDEQGVEGAPGVTPGLGLLPITVHFEHEKRVSRVSGVGRHPLLGAGPLGGYLMHHGRVRPAREGVLPALVLDGGEPDGAQAGSVLGSMVHGLLDHAGTRHALLRWLRPGGPWQAATVSGAPPNTPREAMYDALADHVSAALDMDRVRAMVPRP, from the coding sequence ATGCTCCAAGGGACCGCCTCCGACGTGGGCAAGAGCCTGCTGGTCACGGCCCTGTGCCGTGCCTTCGCGCGGGAGGGGCGGCGCGTGGCCCCGTTCAAGGCGCAGAACATGTCGCTCAACGCCTACGTCACGCCGGCCGGCGAGGAGATCGGCTCGGCGCAGGGCTTTCAGGCGGAGGCCGCCGGTGTGGTGCCCACCGCGTTGATGAACCCGCTGCTGGTGAAGCCCATGCCGGGGGGCGAGGCGCAGCTCATCGTGGGCGGGCACGCGGCGGGGCGCTACGACTACCGGCGCGTGCGCGGCGAGCACGAGGCGCACGCAGCGCTGATTGCCGAATCGCTCCGCACGCTCCGCAGCGAGCACGACCTGGTGATCGCAGAGGGCGCGGGCAGCTGCGCGGAGATCAACCTGCGCGCGTGGGACCTGGCCAACATGCACGTGGCCGAGCTGTGCGACGCGGCGGTGCTGCTGGTGGGCGACATCGACCGGGGCGGCGTGTACGCGTCGCTCCTCGGAACCGTGGGCGTGCTGTCCGAGAGCGACCGGCGCTTCGTGCGTGGCTTCGTCATCAACAAGTTTCGCGGTGACCCGGCCGGCCTCGCGCCCGCGAACGCAGAGCTCACGCAGCGCAGCGGGCTGCCGCTGCTGGGCGTGGTGCCATTCCTGGCCGGGCACGGGCTGCCCGAAGAAGACGGCGCGAGCCTGGGGCAGGCGGGGAGCGTGCCACGCGCGGGGCGGCATCAGGTCGAGATCGCGGTGCCGCGCACGCCCGCGTTGTCCAACTTCGACGAGCTGCGGGCGCTGGCCGACGAGCCGGGCGTGGTGCTGCGCTACATCGACAACGCGCGCGAGGTGCACGGCGCCGACCTGGTGATCCTGGCGGGCAGCCGCGCCACACGCTCGGATCTCGCATGGCTGCGCGAGCACGGCTTCGACGCGGCGCTGCGCGAGCGCGCGGCGCGCGGCGAGCCCATTCTGGGACTGTGCGGTGGCTGTCAGGCGCTGGCCGAGAGCATCCATGACGAGCAGGGCGTGGAGGGCGCGCCGGGCGTCACGCCAGGGCTCGGGCTCTTGCCCATCACGGTGCACTTCGAGCACGAGAAGCGCGTTTCGCGGGTGTCCGGGGTGGGCCGTCACCCGCTGCTGGGGGCGGGCCCGCTCGGGGGCTACCTGATGCACCACGGGCGCGTGCGGCCGGCGCGTGAGGGCGTGCTGCCCGCGCTGGTGCTGGACGGTGGCGAGCCCGACGGGGCGCAGGCGGGCAGCGTGCTGGGCAGCATGGTGCACGGGCTGTTGGACCACGCGGGCACACGCCACGCGCTGCTGCGGTGGCTGCGTCCGGGCGGGCCGTGGCAAGCGGCGACGGTGTCGGGAGCGCCACCGAACACGCCTCGCGAGGCCATGTACGACGCGCTGGCCGACCACGTGAGCGCCGCGCTCGACATGGACCGCGTGCGTGCGATGGTGCCGAGGCCATGA
- the cobO gene encoding cob(I)yrinic acid a,c-diamide adenosyltransferase, translating into MSDTTEKTEEERNAEHNAKMAELKRKQDAEVASKTERRGLTLVHTGDGKGKSTAAFGLALRAAGNGFRVCVVQFTKGSWKTGEGALLKTLPGVDHFIVGDGFTWNTQDRAADVASAKAGWQVCVDAIEASRGPDPKYHLIVMDELNIILRYDYLPIEPVVEAVRNKPRDLHLCITGRDAKAELIEVADTVTEFVKVKHAYDAGVKAMRGIEF; encoded by the coding sequence ATGAGCGACACCACCGAGAAGACCGAAGAAGAGCGCAACGCCGAGCACAACGCGAAGATGGCCGAGCTGAAGCGCAAGCAAGACGCCGAGGTGGCCAGCAAGACCGAGCGCCGCGGGCTCACGCTGGTGCACACGGGCGACGGCAAGGGCAAGAGCACGGCGGCCTTCGGCCTCGCCCTGCGCGCGGCGGGCAACGGCTTCCGGGTGTGCGTGGTGCAGTTCACCAAGGGCTCGTGGAAGACGGGCGAGGGCGCGCTGCTCAAGACCCTGCCGGGCGTGGACCACTTCATCGTGGGCGATGGCTTCACCTGGAACACGCAGGACCGCGCAGCGGACGTGGCCTCCGCCAAGGCGGGCTGGCAGGTGTGCGTGGACGCCATCGAGGCCAGCCGCGGGCCCGACCCCAAGTACCACCTCATCGTCATGGACGAGCTGAACATCATCCTGCGCTACGACTACCTGCCCATCGAGCCCGTGGTGGAAGCCGTGCGCAACAAGCCGCGCGACCTGCACCTGTGCATCACGGGGCGCGACGCCAAGGCCGAGCTCATCGAGGTGGCCGACACGGTGACCGAGTTCGTGAAGGTGAAGCACGCCTACGACGCGGGCGTGAAGGCCATGCGCGGCATCGAGTTCTGA
- a CDS encoding HAD family hydrolase, translating into MSAPRTSPDSEPPSLPHDPAPLQRVLERVRQHTGPGAPVVVFDLDATLFDNRPRTLAILREFTESLPDAEQPLRDALTKLQLDDMRYLVSDAVERVGVVDPRAVKRISSFWWARFFKDRYIRHDVPSPGAVAYAQACYDAGANLVYLTGRDLPGMLSGTVKKLRDERFPIAVAGTQVILKPHVKMGDEEFKRGVLPSLARLGTPVAFFDNEPANCNTAAQLLPEADVVWLDTQCVPNPPPLLPGVSMVRHFEGFV; encoded by the coding sequence GTGAGCGCGCCCAGGACCAGCCCCGACAGCGAGCCCCCCAGCCTGCCGCACGACCCCGCGCCGCTGCAGCGCGTGCTCGAGCGCGTTCGGCAACACACCGGCCCCGGTGCTCCCGTGGTGGTGTTCGACCTCGACGCCACCCTGTTCGACAACCGGCCGCGCACGCTGGCCATCCTGCGGGAGTTCACGGAGAGCCTGCCCGACGCGGAGCAGCCGCTGCGCGACGCCCTCACCAAGCTGCAGCTGGACGACATGCGCTACCTGGTGTCCGACGCGGTGGAGCGCGTGGGCGTGGTGGACCCGCGCGCGGTCAAGCGCATCAGCTCGTTCTGGTGGGCGCGCTTCTTCAAGGACCGCTACATCCGCCACGACGTGCCCTCGCCGGGCGCCGTGGCCTATGCGCAGGCTTGCTACGACGCAGGCGCGAACCTGGTGTACCTCACCGGGCGCGACCTGCCGGGCATGCTGAGCGGCACGGTGAAGAAGCTGCGCGACGAGCGCTTCCCCATCGCGGTGGCGGGCACGCAGGTGATCCTGAAGCCGCACGTGAAGATGGGCGACGAGGAGTTCAAACGCGGGGTGCTGCCCTCGCTCGCGCGCCTGGGCACGCCCGTGGCGTTCTTCGACAACGAGCCGGCCAACTGCAACACGGCGGCGCAGCTGCTGCCCGAGGCCGACGTGGTGTGGCTGGACACGCAGTGCGTCCCCAACCCGCCGCCGCTGCTGCCCGGCGTGAGCATGGTGCGGCACTTCGAGGGCTTCGTGTGA